The genomic DNA TGGTTGGGCGAAGTAACTGGCGCATTAGTAATGTATGTTTTTGTCCGATATTTTTTCCGTAGTGCTACTGAAAAATGGATTATAAAAAGTCCTTACCTAAAGAAAGTTGATGATTATAGTGCAGATAACGGCTTCAAAGTTCTATTGATAGCAAGATTATTGCCACTCGCTCCCTCAGGTATAATAACTGCAGTTGCCGCTATTAGCAGAATGTCATTTAAAGATTTCTTTACGGCGACCTTTCTTGGTAAACTTCCACCAGTGGTAATCAAAGTTATTCTTGGTCATGATATCGTCTTTGCTAGTGAGAACATGACCCGCCTGATTATTATTGTCGCTCTCGTTATTTTAATATACGCAGCCTTGTGGTGGCATAAACGAAAAAAAGTAAGAAACGAAATAGACTAAAATACGAAATTTTACATTTTAGTCTATTTCGCAAAATTAATCGTTCTTTATTTCTAGATAGAAGGAGCAAAAATGAGAATCAAATTTACGCTCAAAACTAAAATTATCTTTCTAGTTTTAAGCGTTGTTGCAATAATATTAATTGTAACTAGCCTTTTAATATCCAGAAGTATTGCCTATGAAGTAAAGGATAGTATCGGCCGCCAAGCCTTAAGTATAGCCCGAATTATAGCCCACTCCCCGATCGTAATTGAGGGCTTAGCTGGCAAGCGCGATATTCCTGAGATTCAGCATTATGCAAATGATGCTAAATTGATGGCAAATGTTCAGTTTATTGTCGTTCTTGATATGAACGGTATCCGTCTTTCACATCCGCTGCCTAGCCTGATTGGTCAACATCTGGTAGGTGGCGATGAACTCGAAGCTTTGAAAGGCAATGAGTACTTATCCGAAGCAGTTGGAACCATGGGCTATTCCCTACGAGCCTTTACACCCGTTTATGGACCAGACGGAAAGCAGATTGGGGTCGTTCTAGTTGGTATTCTTATGAAGTATGTTCATGATGCTGTAACAAAGGCCCAGATG from Veillonellaceae bacterium includes the following:
- a CDS encoding TVP38/TMEM64 family protein gives rise to the protein MNKLFSWLFILIFISLLYFWQPEFFYQIYAIIKNGDIAALAGYLRSFGHWTIVAIIVLFVIMTFTIVFPFMILSGATGIIYGLFWGTIISWLGEVTGALVMYVFVRYFFRSATEKWIIKSPYLKKVDDYSADNGFKVLLIARLLPLAPSGIITAVAAISRMSFKDFFTATFLGKLPPVVIKVILGHDIVFASENMTRLIIIVALVILIYAALWWHKRKKVRNEID